DNA from Agrobacterium vitis:
GTCGTGGTCACGGCCAAGTCGATCTCGTAGTCGCCACCAGTTCGTTGAAGCAGCGTGTCGTAGCGATAGCTATCCTTGCCGAACCGTTCGCCCCGATAGGCGAGATCGAAGCCGCCGATCGTGGCAATGATCACCTCGTTCTCCTGCTGAAGCTGAACCAGCGTCAGGATTTCCTTCATCAGCGCGCGGCCAGCGAGTTTGCGCTCGTCGAATGTATCTTCGCCAACTTGCATGACAAAGGCGTCGCCAGATGTCGGGACCAGCCGCTCGATATCCTTTTCCACATCCTCGATCCGGCGAGTGGAAAATTCGATATCCCGTTCGGCGTCGCGGATCTGCCGCCGGATCGCGTGCTGATCATCGATATGGGCGGCACGCAGTCGATCGAGACGGGCGATCTCGGCCTCCAGCCCGGCCTTCTGCATCAGACGCTCGTCGCCTGACGCGATGGCCTTGGCCATGGCGAACTGATTTGCCTGCCCCTCGCCCATGTCCTCCAACCGGCGCACGCTTGTGTCGCCCGACAGGGCCGCCGCAATGAACCGGGCCTTGCGCTCGTTGTTCTGCCACATGGTGGCGTCAAGTGAACCAAGCGTCGCATAGGCAAAGACATCGACCTCGTCATGCTGGTTGCCCTGGCGAATGATCCGGCCCTCGCGCTGCTCGATCTGCGATGGCAACCACGGCACATCGAGGTGGTGGAGCGCCTTCAGCCTTGCCTGGACGTTGACGCCGGTGCCCATGGTTTCCGAGGACCCGATCAGTACGCGGATCTTGCCGGCATTGAAGTCGTTGAACAGCCGCTGCTTGGCATCCGACTTCTTGTAGTCCTGCATGAAGGCGATTTCGGAGGCCGGCACGCCAAGGCGGACGAGCTCATCGCGGATCCATCGGTAGGCAGAAAAGCCGCGGGATGCCTCGACATTGATCGTGCCGAGATCGGAGAAGATCAACTGGCCGGCGCCCGGCCGGTCGAACGGCTTGCCGTCCTTACGGCGGTATTCCGCCTCCCCCGTTTCCTGCCAGATCCGGTGGGCATTGATGACAAGCGCATTCAGCTTGTTGGCGGTCTCGTTGCCCATGGCCTGATCGACAAGCCTCAGATCGATGGCGGCGTGGCGGCCATCGGTGATGACCGAGAGCAGGATGTCGTCACCGGGCTTGGCCAGCCCGTCGCGCATCTCGATCGCCTTGATGCGGACATCTAGCTGTTTCTGATAGGTTTTGAATGCCGGCGTCGGTTCGGCGGTGACGATCTGGCGCTTGCCGCCAGATATCTCCGGCACCTTCACATAGGTCCTGAGATCCGCCGGCAGCACGACGTCGGCAAACGACCGAAACATGGCGATCAGTTCCGGCACGTTGACGAACTGGCTGAAGCGCGTGACCGGCTTGTATTTGCCCGATGGCTGCAATTCGAGTTCGGTCGAGGTATCGCCGAAGGTCGATGCCCATGCGTCGAACTCGTGCAGAACACGTTCCGACAATGCTGCCGGATCCATCATCCGCTGCACGGAAAACATCTCGCCGAGCGTGTTGGTGATTGGAGTGCCCGACGCCAGCACCAACGCCCTGCCCGGGTTTTTGGTTTCGATAAAGCGGGATTTGACAAACAGGTCCCAGGCGCGCTGCGAGCCGTTCGGATCGACACCGCGCAGCGTCGACATGTTGGTGGCAAACGACAGCTTGCGGAACTCCTGCGCCTCGTCGACGATGATCTGGTCGATCCCAAGCTCGGAGATGGTCAGCAGATCGTCTTTACGGGTGGCGAGCGCCTCCAGCCGTTCCTTGTGGCCCTCCTTCATGCGCTCGATGCGCTTGCGCGACAGCCGATCCTGGCTATCGACCTTGACCAGCAGGTCCTCGTAGAGCTCCAGTTCGTCCTGGATCATCTGCGCCTCGAACGATGAGGGAACGGATATGAACCGAAACGCCGAATGGGTGATAATGATCGCATCCCAGTTGGCGGTCGCCGCCCGTGACAGGAAGCGATGGCGCTTCTCCCTGACGAAGTTCGTTTCGTCGGCGACCAGGATGCGGGCATTGGGATAGAGCGCCAAAAACTCACGCGCCGCCTGCGCCAGGCAATGGCCGGGCACGACCAGCATCGCCTTGTTGATCAGCCCGAGGCGTCGTTGCTCCATGATGGCGGCAGCCATGGTCAACGTCTTACCGGCGCCGACGGCGTGGGCAAGATATGTGGCGCCGGCGGAGATAATTCTCCAGATGCCGCGTTTCTGATGACCGTACAAAGAAAAAGCGCCAGAGGCGCCGGGGAGTTGCAAGTGATCGCCGTCGAAGGATCGCGGCGCGATGTTGTTGAAGGTGTCATTATAGACGCGCGCCAGCCGGTCGGTGCGATCCGGATCGGACCAAATCCACGACTGGAAGGCCATCTTGATCTTGGCGAGCTTCTCCTTGGCGGCTTCCGTCTCCACCGTGTTCAGCACCCGACGTTCGGTCTCGCCGTCGCGGACCGTATCGAAGATCTGCGGCACGGACGAGTTCAGGGCGTCGGACAGAAGCTGTCCGGCATGGCGGCGATGGGTCCCCCATTCCGTGGTGCCAGCGGCCGACCATTCCAGCTGCCGCGCATTGACCGTCCAGGTCGCCAGTTCCGGTAGGTGGTGGATGGAGATGTCAGCCTCCATGGTCTCCTTGACGAAGGCGACGACATCGTCGGCGGGAATCCACGGTGCGCCGAGACGTGCGGTGATATCCGAGGGCCGGAGATCGACCGGCTGGACGCGCTCCAAAGCGGCTACGTTTCGCGCGAAGACTGGATCAAGCTCGGCCGCAGCGCGGGCAGCAGTGAGCTTCGAGCGGACTGCGCCGGACAGATAGGCATCGGCCATCTGCCAGGAACCATCGGACGGGTCTTGAAAGATCGCGTCCCCCAACTCATCGATCACATCGCCCACGTCACGATGCAGCAAATCGGCGATATGATCGGGATCGACACGCCCGCGGTCGTTGAGAACAACCGCGAGCGCA
Protein-coding regions in this window:
- a CDS encoding helicase-related protein, with product MAHDDPFAVDLFGNTALASGFDLGLTGFAADFATDIDPRPLTPAPAAPVRKEPKPTPQIREKVDFRLEGSRGLAKSWRDRARDNIAAILLANEIERHGLPARPDQQARLIKFTGFGASDLANGIFRRPGDEAFRKGWEELGSNLESAVAPDDYASLARCTQYAHFTPEFIVRAIWSGLIRMGFKGGRILEPGIGTGMFPALMPDALSKVIHVTGIELDPVTARIVRLLQPSAKIVTGDFARTDLPDHFDLAIGNPPFSDRTVKSDPAFRSLGLRLHDYFIAKSIHRLKPGALAAFVTSSGTMDKADARAREHIAGMADLVGAIRLPEGSFRADAGTDVVVDILFFRKRRADEPAGDSSWLDLADAKAAGEGDSARINRWFADHSDMVLGRHAITSGPFGETYTCLPIGDDLETNLNAAISQLPAGVYDGEPSAIDFALEDEVAEAMAERPDDPKVREGSYFIGKATALMQVVDGVAVPVEVRKGRSTDGIFAKHALIIRKLIPIRDAVRLILKLQERDQPWTQAQVALRIAWSSFMREFGPINFTSVSTSEDPETGEVREVHRRPNLAPFLDDPDCWLVASIEDYDLETNTAKPGPIFTERVIAPPPAPIITSALDALAVVLNDRGRVDPDHIADLLHRDVGDVIDELGDAIFQDPSDGSWQMADAYLSGAVRSKLTAARAAAELDPVFARNVAALERVQPVDLRPSDITARLGAPWIPADDVVAFVKETMEADISIHHLPELATWTVNARQLEWSAAGTTEWGTHRRHAGQLLSDALNSSVPQIFDTVRDGETERRVLNTVETEAAKEKLAKIKMAFQSWIWSDPDRTDRLARVYNDTFNNIAPRSFDGDHLQLPGASGAFSLYGHQKRGIWRIISAGATYLAHAVGAGKTLTMAAAIMEQRRLGLINKAMLVVPGHCLAQAAREFLALYPNARILVADETNFVREKRHRFLSRAATANWDAIIITHSAFRFISVPSSFEAQMIQDELELYEDLLVKVDSQDRLSRKRIERMKEGHKERLEALATRKDDLLTISELGIDQIIVDEAQEFRKLSFATNMSTLRGVDPNGSQRAWDLFVKSRFIETKNPGRALVLASGTPITNTLGEMFSVQRMMDPAALSERVLHEFDAWASTFGDTSTELELQPSGKYKPVTRFSQFVNVPELIAMFRSFADVVLPADLRTYVKVPEISGGKRQIVTAEPTPAFKTYQKQLDVRIKAIEMRDGLAKPGDDILLSVITDGRHAAIDLRLVDQAMGNETANKLNALVINAHRIWQETGEAEYRRKDGKPFDRPGAGQLIFSDLGTINVEASRGFSAYRWIRDELVRLGVPASEIAFMQDYKKSDAKQRLFNDFNAGKIRVLIGSSETMGTGVNVQARLKALHHLDVPWLPSQIEQREGRIIRQGNQHDEVDVFAYATLGSLDATMWQNNERKARFIAAALSGDTSVRRLEDMGEGQANQFAMAKAIASGDERLMQKAGLEAEIARLDRLRAAHIDDQHAIRRQIRDAERDIEFSTRRIEDVEKDIERLVPTSGDAFVMQVGEDTFDERKLAGRALMKEILTLVQLQQENEVIIATIGGFDLAYRGERFGKDSYRYDTLLQRTGGDYEIDLAVTTTPIGAISRLEHALGGFEHERENYRNRLADAKRRLASYTPRLGESFSFEAELELKLSQLDEIERDLAATADEAEEDRQEAA